Proteins from a single region of Cytophagaceae bacterium:
- the carA gene encoding glutamine-hydrolyzing carbamoyl-phosphate synthase small subunit translates to MNFTPQNAILMLQDGTIFKGKALGKIGTTFGEICFNTGMTGYQEIYTDPSYFGQIVVNTTSHIGNYGVTLDTEEESDGIKIKGMICNAYADHYYSRTTADMSLQEYFEKAGIVGICDIDTRQIVRYIRNAGVMNCIISSETTDIAALKAQLDACPSMDGLELSSLVSTSESYFLGEPDSKYKLAVIDYGCKRNILRNFTQRDCYVKVFNAKSEFSEIQKWNADGYFISNGPGDPGAMDYAVETIKKILETGKPLFGICLGHQLLGRAMGIGTYKMHNGHRGLNHPVKNLMSGKCEVTSQNHGFAVKPNEAFENKEIEVTHINLNDNTIEGIRLINKPAFSVQYHPEAAPGPHDANYLFDQFVGMLN, encoded by the coding sequence ATGAATTTTACCCCCCAAAATGCCATCCTAATGCTTCAGGATGGAACGATTTTCAAAGGAAAAGCTTTAGGCAAAATTGGAACTACTTTTGGTGAAATATGCTTCAATACCGGAATGACCGGCTATCAGGAGATTTATACCGATCCCTCTTATTTTGGCCAAATCGTGGTAAATACCACATCGCATATTGGAAATTATGGCGTTACGTTGGATACAGAAGAGGAATCTGATGGAATCAAGATAAAAGGAATGATTTGCAATGCTTATGCCGACCATTATTATTCCCGGACCACTGCCGATATGTCATTACAAGAATATTTTGAAAAGGCAGGTATTGTCGGAATTTGTGATATTGACACCCGGCAGATTGTGAGATACATTAGAAATGCCGGTGTAATGAACTGCATTATTTCGTCAGAAACTACTGATATTGCTGCTCTGAAGGCTCAACTTGATGCTTGTCCTTCAATGGATGGTTTGGAACTTAGTTCTTTGGTGAGTACGTCTGAATCGTATTTTCTGGGGGAGCCTGATTCAAAATATAAACTTGCAGTGATTGATTATGGCTGCAAAAGGAATATTTTAAGGAATTTTACACAGAGAGATTGCTATGTAAAAGTCTTTAACGCAAAATCCGAATTTTCGGAGATTCAGAAATGGAATGCCGACGGATATTTTATTTCAAATGGACCCGGTGACCCTGGTGCCATGGATTATGCTGTCGAGACAATTAAAAAGATACTTGAAACGGGTAAACCCCTATTTGGAATCTGTCTTGGACATCAATTGTTGGGAAGAGCAATGGGAATTGGTACGTATAAAATGCACAATGGGCATCGTGGCCTAAATCATCCTGTAAAAAACCTTATGTCCGGAAAATGCGAGGTTACTTCGCAAAATCATGGTTTTGCAGTAAAACCGAACGAAGCATTTGAAAATAAGGAAATTGAGGTGACACATATTAATCTAAATGACAATACGATTGAAGGCATAAGATTAATAAACAAACCAGCTTTCTCTGTGCAATATCACCCGGAAGCCGCACCGGGTCCTCACGATGCCAACTATCTTTTTGATCAGTTTGTAGGAATGTTGAATTAA
- a CDS encoding DNA-directed RNA polymerase subunit alpha: MSILAFQMPDKVVMEKADDFHGFFEFKPLERGYGVTIGNALRRILLSSLEGYAITAVRFPGVLHEFSSIEGVVDDVTEIILNLKQVRFKKISDFVDNKITVKVKNQTELTAGEISKFSSCFEVLNPELVIARLDSKKELEFEIIVDKGRGYVPSEEHKANDLPIGFISIDSIYTPIKNVKYSIENTRVEQRTDYEKLLLEIKTDGSIHPEKALQEASHILIQHFLKFTDENMVFDSKKDEEDNMVDEEFLHMRKLLKTSLQDLDLSVRAYNCLKSADIRTLGDLARLEVADMMKFRNFGKKSLTELEQLIADKQLHFGMDVSKYKLDED; encoded by the coding sequence ATGTCAATTTTAGCATTTCAAATGCCCGACAAAGTCGTAATGGAAAAAGCTGACGACTTTCATGGTTTTTTTGAGTTTAAACCACTCGAAAGAGGTTATGGGGTAACCATAGGCAATGCTCTTCGCCGTATATTGTTGTCTTCACTCGAGGGATATGCAATTACTGCAGTGAGATTTCCTGGTGTACTCCACGAATTTTCATCGATTGAAGGTGTTGTGGACGATGTAACTGAGATAATTTTGAATCTGAAACAAGTTAGATTTAAGAAAATTTCAGACTTTGTTGATAATAAAATAACTGTAAAAGTTAAAAATCAAACTGAACTTACAGCCGGTGAAATTAGTAAGTTTTCTTCTTGTTTTGAAGTATTAAATCCTGAGTTGGTAATTGCCAGACTTGATTCTAAAAAAGAATTGGAGTTTGAAATTATTGTAGATAAAGGAAGAGGATACGTTCCAAGTGAAGAACACAAAGCCAACGACCTTCCAATTGGTTTTATTTCAATCGATTCAATTTACACTCCGATCAAAAATGTTAAATATAGCATTGAGAATACACGTGTAGAGCAAAGAACCGATTACGAGAAACTATTACTCGAAATTAAAACTGATGGTTCAATTCATCCGGAAAAAGCACTTCAGGAAGCTTCACATATCCTGATTCAACACTTCCTTAAATTTACAGATGAAAACATGGTGTTTGATTCGAAGAAAGATGAGGAAGACAATATGGTGGATGAAGAATTCCTACACATGAGAAAACTTCTGAAAACTTCACTTCAGGATCTTGACCTTTCTGTAAGAGCCTATAACTGTCTGAAATCTGCTGATATCAGAACTTTGGGTGATTTGGCAAGATTAGAAGTGGCCGATATGATGAAGTTCAGAAACTTTGGTAAGAAATCACTTACCGAATTAGAGCAACTCATTGCTGATAAACAACTTCATTTCGGAATGGATGTTTCGAAATATAAGTTAGACGAAGATTAA
- the rpsK gene encoding 30S ribosomal protein S11, whose amino-acid sequence MAQAKRKDKAKKRVVVIEPYGQVHVKASFNNIIISVTNSTGQVISWASAGKMGFRGSKKNTPYAAQMAAQNCCQVAYDLGMRKADIFVKGPGSGRESAMRTVQSVGIEVVNIFDITPMPHNGCRPPKRRRV is encoded by the coding sequence ATGGCTCAAGCTAAAAGAAAAGACAAAGCAAAAAAGAGAGTTGTTGTAATTGAACCTTATGGACAAGTTCATGTAAAGGCTTCATTTAACAACATTATTATTTCAGTAACCAACAGTACTGGTCAGGTTATATCCTGGGCATCTGCTGGTAAGATGGGTTTCAGAGGATCTAAAAAGAATACTCCATATGCCGCTCAAATGGCTGCCCAAAACTGTTGTCAGGTTGCATACGACTTAGGTATGAGAAAAGCTGATATCTTCGTAAAAGGACCAGGTTCCGGAAGAGAGTCAGCAATGCGTACTGTTCAAAGTGTTGGTATCGAAGTTGTAAATATTTTCGATATTACGCCTATGCCTCATAATGGTTGTCGTCCTCCAAAAAGAAGAAGAGTTTAA
- the infA gene encoding translation initiation factor IF-1 has translation MAKQSNIQVDGVIVEALSNAMFRVQLENKHEVIAHISGKMRMNYIRILPGDKVKLEMSPYDLSKARITYRYK, from the coding sequence ATGGCAAAGCAATCAAATATTCAGGTTGATGGGGTTATTGTTGAGGCATTGTCAAACGCCATGTTTAGAGTCCAGCTGGAAAATAAACATGAAGTTATTGCCCATATATCTGGAAAAATGCGAATGAATTATATCCGTATTTTACCCGGAGACAAGGTGAAACTGGAAATGTCACCATATGACCTTTCCAAAGCCAGAATCACTTACAGATATAAATAA
- the secY gene encoding preprotein translocase subunit SecY: MKKLINTLKNIWSIEELRNRILATLFIIVVFRIGSYITLPGVDPNKLQDVTASNGLLGLLDTLVGGAFSKASIMALGIMPYISASIAIQLLGLALPYFSKLQKEGESGRKKLNQITRWLTIIVTATQGFTYLRTTIPTDAITISQGFFYFTGVIMLVAGTMMSMWLGEKITDKGIGNGISMIIMIGIVSRFPGAIYSEASARGAKGEFLFFILELVALFLVVIFAVAMTQAVRRIPVQYAKQIVGNKSVSGQRQYLPLKLNISGVMPIIFGQALMFIPAFVASLFAEKSDFAQSVNTIFSDPTSWQYNLLYLVLILAFTFFYTAISINPNQIADDMKRGGGFIPGIKPGQPTSDFVAQVLDRITLPGGILLAFIAIFPAIASLFGMTQLFAGFFGGTSLLILVGVVLDTLQQIESYLLMKKYEGLMESGRIEGRQTSVVSR; encoded by the coding sequence ATGAAAAAATTAATTAATACTCTAAAAAATATTTGGTCAATCGAGGAGCTAAGAAACAGAATCTTAGCTACTCTTTTTATCATTGTTGTTTTTAGAATTGGTTCATACATAACATTACCAGGTGTAGATCCTAATAAATTACAGGATGTTACAGCTAGTAATGGTCTTTTGGGATTGCTAGATACCCTGGTAGGTGGTGCTTTCAGTAAGGCTTCCATCATGGCTTTGGGTATTATGCCCTACATTTCAGCTTCAATTGCAATTCAGTTGCTTGGATTAGCCCTCCCTTATTTTTCGAAACTTCAGAAAGAGGGTGAATCTGGAAGAAAAAAATTAAACCAAATTACCCGGTGGTTAACCATAATAGTAACTGCTACTCAAGGTTTTACGTATTTACGTACAACTATTCCTACTGATGCAATTACCATATCACAAGGGTTCTTTTACTTTACAGGAGTGATAATGTTGGTGGCAGGTACAATGATGAGTATGTGGCTAGGAGAGAAAATAACTGATAAAGGTATTGGAAATGGTATCTCTATGATTATCATGATTGGAATTGTTTCCAGATTTCCGGGTGCAATCTACAGTGAGGCATCGGCGAGAGGAGCAAAAGGTGAATTCCTTTTCTTTATACTTGAATTGGTTGCACTATTCCTGGTTGTGATTTTTGCTGTGGCAATGACTCAGGCTGTGAGAAGAATTCCTGTTCAATATGCTAAACAAATTGTTGGGAATAAATCAGTAAGTGGACAAAGACAATATTTGCCTTTAAAACTTAATATTTCTGGAGTTATGCCAATCATTTTTGGTCAGGCTTTGATGTTTATTCCAGCATTTGTTGCTTCGTTATTTGCTGAAAAGAGTGATTTTGCACAATCTGTAAATACGATCTTTAGCGATCCAACATCATGGCAGTATAATTTACTTTATCTTGTTTTGATTTTGGCATTTACATTTTTCTATACTGCAATTTCAATTAATCCTAATCAAATTGCTGATGACATGAAAAGAGGAGGAGGATTTATTCCTGGAATAAAGCCTGGTCAACCAACATCTGATTTTGTTGCTCAGGTATTAGACAGGATTACTTTACCAGGTGGTATATTATTGGCCTTTATAGCAATATTTCCTGCAATTGCCAGTCTTTTTGGAATGACTCAACTTTTTGCGGGTTTCTTTGGTGGTACATCATTGTTGATTTTAGTAGGTGTTGTTTTAGATACACTTCAACAAATTGAAAGCTACCTTTTGATGAAGAAATATGAAGGTTTGATGGAGAGTGGTAGAATTGAAGGACGTCAAACATCAGTGGTAAGCAGATAA
- the rpsD gene encoding 30S ribosomal protein S4, with product MARYTGPKSKISRKFGEAILGPSKALAKKNYPPGQHGRGRRGKKSEYALQLQEKQKIKYTYGMLERQFARIFHLAAVRDGQTGTNLIQLCESRLDNIVYRMGIAPTRRAARQLVTHNHILVDGEVASIPSLLVKPGQSVGVREKSKAQENIKTSLSLNSAKKYGWIEFNSADFVGTFINYPEREQVPENFNDQAVVELYNK from the coding sequence ATGGCAAGATACACAGGTCCGAAATCTAAGATTTCAAGAAAGTTTGGGGAAGCAATTTTAGGCCCAAGCAAAGCATTGGCAAAAAAGAATTACCCTCCTGGTCAGCATGGTCGCGGGAGAAGAGGTAAAAAATCTGAATATGCATTACAGCTTCAGGAGAAGCAAAAAATAAAATATACTTATGGAATGCTTGAGCGTCAATTTGCTCGTATTTTCCATTTGGCGGCTGTTAGAGATGGCCAAACAGGTACTAACCTGATTCAATTATGCGAATCCAGATTAGACAATATAGTTTATCGTATGGGCATTGCACCTACTCGTAGAGCAGCCAGACAGTTGGTAACTCATAATCATATCTTGGTTGATGGTGAGGTAGCAAGTATTCCATCATTATTAGTAAAACCTGGTCAAAGTGTGGGTGTTAGAGAAAAATCTAAAGCTCAGGAAAACATTAAAACCAGCTTGAGTCTTAATTCAGCAAAAAAATATGGCTGGATTGAATTTAACTCCGCTGATTTCGTTGGTACATTCATCAATTACCCTGAAAGAGAGCAAGTTCCTGAGAACTTCAACGATCAGGCTGTTGTCGAATTATACAACAAATAA
- the thrC gene encoding threonine synthase: MQFFSTNRQSPETNFEDAIFQGLPPDNGLYMPEIIPVLPETFWKNCDKLTFNEIAFEVSKAFIGDLIDENTLKSILEQAYDFDAPLVKLDENIYCLELFHGSSMAFKDFGARFMAGVMSYFLKKSNNRINILVATSGDTGGAVAQGFFGKENITVTILYPKGKVSELQEKQLTTLGGNVTALEIDGTFDDCQALVKQAFLDQELKEKFGLASANSINIARLIPQAFYYLYAFSRIKSQNKELVFSVPSGNFGNLTAGLIAMKMGMPVKQFIAATNLNKVVPEYLLSGTYKAISPSIATISNAMDVGNPSNFPRMLEIFDRDLVKMQKQICGKYYDDNQTRAGIKELEKDKKYITCPHSAIAYLGLKDYFIENKSDAIGIFLSTAHYSKFLPDMEDTLGYLPEIPERLKSLLDKTKNSEQLTTNYSEFKDFLLKNLK; encoded by the coding sequence ATGCAGTTTTTCAGCACAAACCGCCAGAGTCCGGAAACCAATTTTGAGGATGCTATTTTTCAGGGATTGCCGCCTGACAATGGCTTATATATGCCTGAAATAATTCCAGTTTTACCCGAAACTTTTTGGAAAAACTGCGATAAACTCACTTTCAATGAGATAGCATTTGAAGTTTCAAAAGCTTTTATTGGTGATTTGATCGATGAAAATACACTGAAAAGTATTCTTGAGCAAGCCTATGATTTTGATGCACCTTTGGTGAAATTGGATGAAAACATTTATTGTCTTGAACTTTTTCACGGTTCTTCTATGGCCTTTAAAGACTTTGGGGCCAGGTTTATGGCAGGGGTAATGTCTTATTTTCTGAAAAAATCAAATAATAGGATAAATATATTGGTTGCAACCAGTGGAGACACAGGTGGGGCAGTGGCTCAGGGTTTTTTTGGAAAAGAAAATATAACAGTTACGATATTATATCCAAAAGGTAAAGTAAGTGAGCTACAGGAAAAACAGCTCACAACTCTTGGAGGAAATGTAACTGCTCTTGAAATTGATGGGACTTTTGATGACTGCCAGGCTTTGGTTAAGCAGGCTTTTCTGGATCAGGAGCTGAAAGAAAAATTTGGTCTGGCATCTGCAAATTCTATTAACATTGCCAGACTAATACCCCAGGCATTTTATTATTTATATGCATTTTCAAGAATAAAATCTCAAAATAAGGAATTGGTATTTTCGGTACCATCCGGTAATTTTGGAAATCTTACTGCCGGATTGATTGCCATGAAAATGGGAATGCCTGTAAAGCAATTCATAGCAGCGACCAATCTGAATAAGGTCGTTCCCGAGTATTTATTATCAGGTACTTATAAAGCGATATCACCTTCCATTGCCACCATTTCCAACGCAATGGACGTTGGAAATCCAAGTAATTTTCCCAGAATGCTCGAAATCTTTGACAGAGATTTGGTAAAAATGCAAAAACAAATATGCGGGAAATATTATGACGATAACCAAACCAGGGCCGGGATTAAGGAATTAGAAAAGGATAAAAAGTATATCACCTGTCCTCATTCTGCCATTGCGTATTTGGGATTGAAGGATTATTTCATTGAAAATAAATCTGATGCGATAGGGATTTTTCTTTCGACAGCACATTATTCCAAATTTTTGCCGGATATGGAAGACACTCTTGGTTACCTTCCTGAAATTCCTGAGCGATTGAAATCACTATTGGATAAAACAAAAAATTCGGAACAACTGACTACCAATTATTCCGAATTTAAAGATTTTTTATTGAAAAATTTGAAATAA
- a CDS encoding universal stress protein, with amino-acid sequence MKTILIATDFSAGSENARKYGLSLAKNNGHSVKYIHAYTPPVLDPNIPVGLIEETFTETISVIEDNLKKIVEQDLQMGVKSSFLISYSDINSMIEDASQDIDLEMVIVGKTGHTGFLDKVIGSTAEHLVNHIKSPLLIIPEEYDGDIYELICYASELEYDEEKFIEKTLKWKQHSKNNLIIGHIFEKYGLNLRPDSQFLNSINKSFKNSGIKIIEKAAKTFHRGIVDLIQEEKISLLVLTTHKRGFLDGLINPSKTKSIISDTKIPVLVFSFD; translated from the coding sequence ATGAAAACAATACTAATAGCTACAGATTTTTCGGCCGGTTCAGAAAATGCCAGAAAATACGGATTAAGTCTTGCTAAAAATAATGGCCATTCGGTAAAATATATACATGCTTATACTCCGCCGGTTTTAGACCCCAATATTCCTGTAGGATTAATCGAAGAAACTTTTACTGAAACAATTTCAGTAATTGAAGATAATCTAAAAAAAATAGTGGAGCAGGATCTCCAAATGGGCGTAAAGTCGAGTTTTTTGATTTCCTATAGCGACATAAATTCAATGATTGAAGATGCTTCACAAGACATTGATTTAGAAATGGTGATTGTGGGTAAAACTGGACATACAGGCTTCCTGGATAAGGTTATTGGTTCAACTGCCGAACATTTGGTAAACCATATAAAGTCACCATTATTGATTATTCCTGAAGAATATGACGGGGACATCTACGAACTAATTTGTTATGCTTCAGAACTGGAATATGATGAGGAAAAATTTATTGAAAAAACTCTGAAATGGAAACAACATTCAAAGAATAATTTAATAATCGGGCATATTTTTGAGAAATATGGATTAAATCTTAGGCCTGATTCGCAATTTTTGAATTCAATAAATAAATCTTTTAAAAATTCGGGAATAAAAATCATTGAAAAAGCTGCTAAAACTTTTCATCGGGGAATAGTTGATTTAATACAGGAAGAGAAAATAAGTTTATTGGTATTGACTACCCACAAAAGGGGGTTTCTTGACGGTTTAATCAATCCTTCCAAAACCAAATCCATCATAAGTGATACAAAAATTCCGGTATTAGTCTTTAGTTTTGATTAA
- the rpsM gene encoding 30S ribosomal protein S13 — MRISGVDIPDKKRGEISLTYIYGIGRSSAKKILNEASISVDKKAGEWSDEEANAIRAIISNEFQVEGSLRSEIQLSIKRLMDIGCYRGLRHRKGLPLRGQRTKNNSRTRKGKRKTIANKKKATK; from the coding sequence ATGAGGATCTCAGGTGTAGATATTCCGGACAAAAAAAGAGGTGAAATTTCTCTTACCTATATTTATGGTATAGGACGTAGCTCAGCTAAAAAAATTCTTAATGAAGCTAGTATTTCAGTTGATAAAAAGGCTGGGGAATGGTCTGACGAAGAAGCTAATGCTATCCGTGCTATTATTTCTAATGAATTTCAAGTTGAAGGTAGCTTGAGGTCAGAAATTCAGCTCAGCATTAAACGTCTTATGGATATTGGCTGTTACAGAGGTTTAAGACATAGAAAAGGTTTGCCTTTAAGAGGTCAGAGAACCAAAAACAACTCACGTACCAGAAAAGGTAAACGTAAGACTATCGCTAACAAGAAAAAAGCGACTAAATAA
- the rplQ gene encoding 50S ribosomal protein L17 gives MRHGKKVNHLSRTKSHRDALLSNMAVSLIKAKRIETTLAKAKSLRMYVEPLITKSKADNTHSRRTVFSYLQDKEAIKILFGEIAEKVAERNGGYTRIIKLGQRQGDNAVVALIELVDFNENLLTKDAAESEAKAKRSRRGKSKKSETVASEAGTSAEVVEEAPVAEVVEEAPVAEVVSEVASADSEKSTKEEGETPAETEEKA, from the coding sequence ATGAGACACGGAAAAAAAGTAAATCACCTGAGTAGAACAAAGTCACACCGTGACGCTCTTCTTTCAAATATGGCTGTATCATTGATTAAAGCCAAAAGGATTGAAACTACTTTGGCAAAAGCAAAATCTTTGAGAATGTATGTTGAACCTTTGATTACCAAATCAAAAGCAGATAATACACATTCAAGAAGAACAGTTTTTTCTTATTTGCAAGATAAAGAAGCCATCAAAATTTTGTTTGGTGAAATTGCAGAAAAAGTTGCAGAAAGAAATGGTGGATATACCAGAATTATTAAATTGGGTCAAAGACAAGGTGATAATGCTGTTGTGGCATTGATTGAATTGGTTGACTTCAATGAAAACCTACTTACAAAAGATGCAGCTGAATCTGAAGCTAAAGCAAAACGCTCTAGAAGAGGTAAAAGCAAAAAATCTGAAACTGTTGCTTCCGAAGCAGGAACTTCGGCTGAAGTTGTAGAAGAAGCCCCGGTTGCGGAAGTAGTGGAAGAAGCTCCTGTTGCTGAAGTAGTTTCTGAAGTTGCAAGTGCTGATTCAGAGAAAAGCACCAAAGAAGAAGGAGAGACTCCTGCTGAAACTGAGGAGAAAGCCTGA
- the rpmJ gene encoding 50S ribosomal protein L36, with translation MKVKASVKKRSEECKVIRRKGKIFVINKKNPKFKQRQG, from the coding sequence ATGAAAGTAAAAGCATCAGTAAAAAAACGCAGTGAGGAATGCAAGGTCATCAGGCGGAAAGGTAAAATTTTCGTAATTAATAAGAAAAATCCTAAATTTAAACAAAGACAAGGTTAA
- the map gene encoding type I methionyl aminopeptidase: MSKKVIYLKSSEEAHIIKENGVILGRAHAEVLKAIEPGVKTKDLDKLAEEFILDHQAKPSFKNYNGFPATLCISVNEVVVHGIPSNRELKEGDIVSVDCGVFKNGYHADSAYTYMVGEVEPVTQKLLKDTKLSLFEGIHQVKPGNRIGDVSFAVQNFVEKLGYGVVRELVGHGVGRNLHEAPEVPNFGKRGNGAKLQAGMVIAIEPMITLGKRFVVQESDNWTIRTEDKSPAAHFEHTVLVTKSGFELLTTFEYIEEVLENKKLVII, translated from the coding sequence GTGTCTAAAAAAGTTATATACCTTAAAAGTTCAGAAGAGGCTCATATCATTAAAGAGAATGGTGTCATTTTAGGAAGAGCACACGCTGAAGTTTTAAAAGCAATTGAACCGGGTGTAAAAACTAAAGATTTAGATAAGTTAGCGGAAGAGTTTATTTTAGATCATCAAGCTAAACCTTCCTTTAAAAATTATAATGGTTTTCCAGCAACTTTATGTATTTCTGTTAATGAAGTTGTAGTTCACGGAATTCCAAGTAACAGAGAGTTAAAAGAAGGAGATATAGTTTCTGTCGATTGTGGTGTTTTTAAAAACGGTTATCATGCAGACAGTGCTTATACTTATATGGTTGGTGAGGTAGAACCGGTTACGCAAAAGCTATTGAAAGATACTAAACTTTCATTGTTTGAAGGTATACATCAGGTAAAACCGGGTAACCGCATTGGTGATGTGAGTTTTGCTGTACAGAACTTTGTTGAAAAACTTGGTTATGGTGTAGTAAGGGAATTAGTGGGTCATGGTGTAGGAAGGAATTTACATGAAGCTCCTGAGGTACCTAATTTTGGAAAGAGAGGTAATGGTGCCAAGCTTCAGGCAGGTATGGTAATTGCAATCGAACCCATGATTACTTTAGGTAAAAGATTTGTTGTTCAGGAAAGCGATAATTGGACAATCAGAACTGAAGACAAATCACCTGCAGCACATTTTGAGCATACTGTTTTAGTTACAAAAAGTGGATTTGAACTTCTTACCACTTTTGAGTATATAGAAGAAGTATTAGAGAATAAAAAGTTAGTGATAATTTAA